A portion of the Scleropages formosus chromosome 15, fSclFor1.1, whole genome shotgun sequence genome contains these proteins:
- the socs4 gene encoding suppressor of cytokine signaling 4 — protein MDSGEAGVSEKKKKSDARPKCVRSWSADSYVWSSKKGANRSKTGVRHAEGDRAEDSGARSASCPRRRRERKCSCTSLSEANSEPPCQKALSRRSLRQKFQEAVGQCFPIRTHHHCHHQSGTSHPFSVLLWSKRKIHVSDLSQEKCHFSTTSELVHCWHLIKKQSSPNGNTARVESSHRAKGFSSSSSTSSPPFASWEEISCRGGQSPGNWDSSFPHEAEDPCSHADYVLVPDLLQINNSPCYWGVLDRFEAEELLEGQPEGTFLLRDSAQDEFLFSVSFRRYSRSLHARIEQNGKRFSFDGSDPCVYRDPSVTGLLKHYSNPATCLFFEPLLSRPLPRNFPFSLQHLSRAVICSCTTYQGIEALPLPPALRDYLRQYHFKCNGACAV, from the coding sequence ATGGACTCCGGAGAGGCGGGTGTGtctgaaaagaagaagaagtccGATGCTAGGCCCAAGTGCGTCCGGAGCTGGAGCGCTGACAGCTACGTGTGGAGCAGCAAGAAAGGAGCCAACCGAAGTAAGACGGGCGTGCGGCATGCGGAGGGAGACAGGGCAGAAGACTCGGGGGCTCGCTCAGCCTCTTGCCCCAGGAGACGCAGAGAAAGAAAGTGCAGCTGTACGTCCCTCAGCGAGGCAAACTCTGAGCCCCCCTGTCAGAAAGCCCTGTCTCGCCGCTCCCTCCGGCAGAAGTTCCAGGAGGCGGTGGGCCAGTGCTTCCCCATTCGCACCCACCACCACTGCCACCATCAGTCTGGAACCTCGCACCCCTTCTCTGTGCTACTCTGGTCCAAGCGCAAGATCCACGTGTCGGACCTGTCGCAGGAAAAGTGCCACTTCTCCACCACATCTGAACTAGTGCACTGCTGGCACCTCATTAAGAAGCAGTCCTCTCCGAACGGTAACACAGCGCGTGTGGAGAGCAGTCACAGAGCCAAAggtttctcttcctcttcttctacATCCAGCCCACCGTTTGCTTCCTGGGAGGAGATCAGCTGCCGTGGAGGTCAAAGCCCCGGAAACTGGGACTCCTCGTTCCCCCATGAGGCAGAAGATCCATGCTCCCACGCTGACTATGTCCTCGTGCCGGATCTGCTCCAGATCAACAACAGCCCTTGCTACTGGGGTGTTCTAGACCGCTTTGAGGCAGAGGAACTGTTGGAGGGCCAGCCGGAGGGGACCTTCTTGCTCCGTGACTCCGCGCAAGATGAGTTCCTCTTCTCCGTCAGCTTTCGCCGTTACAGCCGGTCCCTGCATGCCCGCATTGAGCAGAACGGGAAGCGCTTTAGCTTCGACGGCAGCGACCCGTGCGTCTACCGAGATCCCAGCGTCACCGGCCTGCTCAAGCACTACAGCAACCCGGCCACCTGCCTCTTCTTCGAGCCCCTCCTGTCCCGTCCGCTGCCCCGGAACTTTCCGTTCTCACTGCAGCATTTATCCCGAGCTGTCATTTGCAGCTGCACCACATATCAGGGCATCGAAGCGCTGCCCCTGCCGCCGGCCCTCCGGGACTACCTGCGGCAGTACCACTTCAAGTGCAATGGGGCCTGTGCTGTTTAA
- the wdhd1 gene encoding WD repeat and HMG-box DNA-binding protein 1: MPAERKALRYGHSEGHTDVCFDDTGRYIVTCGSDGDVRIWEGLDDDDPKSINVGERAYSVALKNGKLVTAVSNNTVQLHTFPEGDPDGILTRFTTNANHVTFNGDGSRVAAGSSDFMVKIVEVSDSSQQKTLRGHQAPILSVAFDPKDEFLGSSSCDGSVAVWKIDDQVQVVSWNVLQKSSDVSNAKSLCRLAWQPGFGKLLAVPADKSVQLYERNSWNNVSRLSDDFIAQPVNVVAWSPCGKFLAAATIGGFIVVWDVDTKQCIERQKHEKGYTVCGLSWHPSGGQIVYTDTEGCLGLLDGVAASSPQHGSKNNEMVVNKAMGNYDDLFDEDDDGHLAEDLSENGLAANTVTGGGNEDDEDDDLMPSTGRPRNRGAFLDDDDDTSVDAGSVKYENDGRVGTPLPSVPCPAVSQPRYEGPMPTPPQKPFQPGSTPVHLMHRFLVWNSVGIVRGYNDEQDNAVDVEFHDTSVHHAMHLTNTLGHTMADMSQEAVLLACEGTDELASKIQCLHFSSWDTNKEWMVDLPKEENAKALCLGQGWAAVATSALLVRIFSIGGLQREIFSLPGPAVCMAGHGQQLLIAYHRGTGFDGEQALGVQLLQFGQKKRQVIHGEPLPLSQKSYLSWMGFSAEGTPCFVDSEGTVRMLNRSLGNTWTPVCSTRESCKGTSDHYWVVGVHENPQQLRCIPCKGSRFPPTLPRPAVAILPFKLPFCQTATEKGHMEEQYWRSLLFQNHLDFLSSSGYEIDEEARSKGQKEQQELLMKMFALSCKLERELRCMELAELMTHSVVTLAIRYATRSHRMALAQRLGELALEKATAQHEEDHEDDEEQSELPSTRQMSGYSQTGSKWKESHQPNCQQTQKEELEDEDLGEQDDREGMDSREGTEGRKPCLPLFNKADISPERTSLKPSSKEGRVNPFKVSASNPSGLSAQPRATNVLDSMTPSSRKPLSLGISGGKQSKEPALKPLVPRPKSKTQVTLLQMNCPKIARKNLEPATEEPAQKDTISPASPPASTENLKPKTGFQLWLEENRKRILADKPDLDETDIIKEAMSLFRALSAEDRLSWTERAKGQSGGTADLKKRKRREENVEEKRNELQENSTKKTKTVDTSARLSAFAFNKT, translated from the exons ATGCCTGCGGAGAGGAAAGCGCTGCGCTATGGTCACTCGGAAGGACACACGGACGTTTGCTTCGACGACACGGGCAG GTACATTGTGACCTGTGGAAGTGATGGTGACGTTCGGATATGGGAAGGTTTGGATGACGACGACCCGAAGTCCATTAACGTGGGGGAGAGGGCTTATTCTGTAGCCTTAAAG AATGGAAAATTGGTCACTGCGGTGTCCAACAATACCGTCCAGCTTCACACGTTTCCCGAAGGCGATCCAGATGGAATCCTGACACGCTTCACCACTAACGCCAACCACGTGACCTTTAACGGCGATGGGTCAAGAGTGGCCGCTGGATCCAG TGACTTTATGGTGAAAATTGTGGAGGTGTCTGACAGCAGTCAGCAGAAGACGCTGCGTGGACATCAAGCACCTATCCTGAGTGTGGCCTTTGACCCGAAGGATGAGTTTTTG ggctcTTCTAGCTGTGATGGATCTGTAGCTGTGTGGAAAATAGATGACCAG GTACAGGTGGTCAGCTGGAATGTGTTGCAGAAATCCAGCGATGTCAGCAATGCCAAATCTCTGTGTAGACTGGCCTGGCAGCCAGGTTTCGGAAAG CTCTTGGCTGTTCCAGCTGACAAATCTGTGCAGCTGTATGAGAGGAACTCTTGGAACAACGTGAGCAGACTTTCTGATGACTTCATCGCACAG CCTGTGAATGTGGTAGCCTGGTCTCCCTGTGGAAAGTTCCTTGCTGCTGCCACTATTGGGGGTTTCATTGTAGTGTGGGATGTGGACACCAAGCAGTGTATAGAGAG GCAAAAGCACGAGAAGGGTTATACAGTGTGTGGGCTATCCTGGCATCCATCTGGGGGTCAAATAGTCTATACTGACACCGAGGGCTGCTTGGGACTTCTGGATGGGGTGGCTGCCTCATCTCCCCAACATGGGTCGAAGAACAATGAG ATGGTAGTAAACAAAGCGATGGGAAACTATGATGACCTGTTTGATGAGGATGACGATGGCCATCTCGCAGAGGACTTGAGTGAAAACGGCTTGGCAGCTAACACCGTCACCGGTGGTGGcaatgaagatgatgaagacgATGACCTGATGCCCTCCACCGGAAGACCTCGGAACCGTGGAGCCTTCCTCGATGATGACGACGACACTTCCGTTG atgCTGGTTCAGTGAAGTACGAGAATGATGGTAGGGTTGGCACCCCCCTGCCCTCTGTGCCTTGTCCAGCTGTGTCCCAGCCCCGCTATGAGGGGCCCATGCCCACACCCCCACAGAAACCGTTTCAGCCCGGATCTACTCCTGTGCACCTCATGCATCGTTTCTTG gtGTGGAACTCAGTTGGAATCGTGCGTGGGTACAATGACGAGCAGGACAATGCCGTTGACGTGGAATTCCATGACACGTCCGTTCACCACGCCATGCACCTCACCAACACTCTTGGCCACACCATGGCCGACATGTCCCAGGAGGCAGTGCTGCTGGCCTGCGAGGGAACGGATGAGCTTGCTAG TAAGATCCAGTGCTTGCACTTCTCTTCCTGGGACACCAACAAGGAATGGATGGTGGACCTTCCCAAAGAGGAGAATGCCAAGGCTCTATGTCTGGGGCAGGGTTGGGCGGCTGTGGCCACCAGTGCCCTGCTGGTGCGGATCTTCTCCATTGGTGGGTTGCAGAGGGAAATCTTCAGCCTACCCGGACCCGCAGTGTGCATGGCAGGACATGGACAACAGCTGCTTATTGCTTACCACCGAG GTACTGGATTTGATGGAGAACAGGCTCTCGGGGTCCAGTTGCTGCAGTTTGGCCAGAAGAAGAGGCAGGTTATCCATGGGGAGCCACTCCCACTCTCTCAGAAGTCATACCTTTCTTGGATGGGTTTCAGCGCTGAGG GCACACCGTGCTTTGTTGACTCGGAGGGCACGGTGCGCATGCTAAACCGCAGCCTTGGGAACACATGGACTCCAGTATGCAGCACTCGAGAAAGCTGCAAGGGGACGTCGGACCACTACTGGGTGGTGGGTGTCCATGAGAACCCCCAGCAGCTCAG GTGTATTCCTTGTAAAGGGTCCCGCTTTCCTCCAACACTGCCTCGCCCTGCTGTGGCAATCCTTCCTTTCAAGCTGCCCTTCTGCCAGACCGCCACAGAGAAGGGTCATATGGAG GAGCAGTACTGGAGATCTCTGCTCTTCCAAAATCACTTAGACTTCCTGTCCTCCAGTGGATATGAAATAGACGAGGAGGCAAGGAGCAAGGGTCAAAAGGAACAGCAGGAGCTGCTGATGAAGATGTTTGCG CTGTCGTGCAAACTGGAGAGGGAGTTGCGCTGCATGGAGCTGGCGGAGCTGATGACCCATAGCGTGGTCACGCTGGCGATCCGTTATGCCACACGCTCCCATAGGATGGCCCTGGCACAGCGTCTTGGAGAGCTTGCCCTGGAGAAGGCGACCGCTCAGCACGAGGAAGATCACGAAGATGACGAAGAGCAATCTGAATTGCCTAGCACTAGGCAGATGTCTGG GTATAGCCAAACAGGCAGTAAGTGGAAAGAGAGCCATCAGCCAAATTGCCAGCAAACACAGAAGGAAGAGCTGGAAGACGAGGATTTGGGGGAGCAAGATGACCGGGAGGGGATGGATTCTAGAGAGGGAACGGAGGGCCGGAAACCTT GTTTGCCTCTGTTCAACAAAGCTGACATCTCACCAGAAAGAACATCTTTAAAACCCT CTAGCAAAGAAGGGCGCGTTAATCCTTTCAAG GTGTCTGCGTCAAACCCTTCTGGTTTGTCTGCTCAGCCCCGGGCAACCAATGTCCTGGACAGCATGACACCATCAAGCAGAAAACCTTTGTCACTAGGAATCTCTGGAGGAAAACAAAGTAAGGAACCAGCTCTGAAACCCCTGGTTCCACGACCCAAGTCAAAG ACTCAGGTTACTCTGCTACAGATGAATTGTCCAAAGATTGCAAGAAAGAATCTAGAACCAGCTACAGAAGAACCAGCACAGAAAGACACTATTTCTCCTGCTAGCCCTCCTGCCAGTACAGAGAACTTGAA ACCAAAGACTGGTTTCCAGCTGTGGCTTGAAGAGAACCGTAAAAGGATCCTGGCTGATAAACCAGACCTGGATGAAACCGATATCATCAAGGAAGCCATGAGCCTGTTTCGGGCCCTGTCAGCTGAGGACAGACTG TCCTGGACAGAGAGAGCTAAAGGGCAGTCTGGAGGGACTGCAGAtctgaagaaaagaaagaggagagaggagaatgtggaggagaagaggaacGAGCTGCAGGAGAACAGTACCAAGAAAACCAAGACCGTGGACACGTCAGCTAGGCTGTCTGCGTTCGCTTTCAACAAAACCTGA